The Candidatus Eisenbacteria bacterium nucleotide sequence CCGCGCACGGAGGGCGGCCCCTCCTCGCCGGTGGAGGTTCTCGGGTGTTCGGGGGCCCCGCAGGCCGGGGACACGTTCCAGGTCGTCGCCGACGAGCGGGAGGCGCGCGAGATCAGCACGCGGCGGAAGCAACAGGCGCGCGAGCATGTGCTCCGCGCGCAGAAGCGCGTCCGTCTCGAGGATGTCTACGCGCAGATCCAGGCGGGGGAGATCCCGCGTCTCTCCCTCGTGCTGAAGGGGGACGTCGACGGATCGGTCGAGGCGCTCTCCGACTCCCTCCAGAAGCTCTCAACCGACGAGGTGCAGGTGGAGGTCATTCACCGGGGGGTCGGGCCGATCACCGAGTCGGACGTTCTCCTCGCCGCCGCTTCGAACGCCATCGTCATCGGTTTCCACGTGAAGGCGGACGTGCGCGCGGCCGCTCTGGCGAACGAAGAGGGCGTGAACATCCTCTTCTATCAGATCATCTACGAGGCGGTCTCGGACGTGCAGCACGCGATGGAAGGCCTTCTCCGCCCGGAGCTGCGTCAGAAGACCATCGGGCAGGTGGAAGTGCGCGAGGTCTTCAAGATCGGGCGGGTCGGGGTCGTCGCCGGCTCGTACGTGCAGTCGGGGACCGTCGTCCGCAACGCGCGCGTGCGCGTTCTCCGCGAGGGGAACGCGATCTACGAGGGGCGAATCGCGTCGCTCCGCCGCTTCAAGGAAGACGTTCGCGAGGTTCAGGCCGGTTTCGAGTGCGGCATCGTTCTGGACGCCTTCCAGGACATCCAGAAGACCGACATTCTGGAAATCTTCCAGGTCGAAGAGATCGCGCGAAAGTTGTAGCCCGTTCGACCGGAGCCGGGAGACGGCCATGATCGTCGCAACGTGCCGCATCCACCTGTTCATTCCCGCGGCGGCGTCCCTCAAGGCGAAGCGTTCCGTCGTCAAAGGACTGAAGGACCGGATCCGAGCGCGGTTCAACGTTTCCGTCGCGGAGATCGAGGATCACGATCTCTGGCAGCGCGCCGTCCTCGGCGTGGCGGTCGTTTCCAACGACCGCGCGCACGCCGATCAAGTCCTCGCCGCGGTCGTCCGTTTGGTCGAGGGGGAGCCGCGCGCCGAGATGACCGATGTGCGGAGGGAGTTCCTGTAGGCGCAGTGCGGTTCTGTTGGGTTGATGGGTAAACCGATGCGATATAAACGAGCGGATCGGGTTTCCGCGCTCCTTCTCCGGGAGCTCGCCGCGATGATCGAGGAGGGGGTGAAGAATCCGAACATCGGGTTCGTCACCGTGACCGCGGTCGAGGTCTCGGACGATCTCCGCCACGCAAAGGTATACGTGGTGGCGCACGGGGACGACGCAGGTCGCGCGAAGACCCTGAAGGCGCTCGAGGATTCGGTGCCGCGGATGCGGCGGGAGCTCGCCCGAACGCTCGATCTCCGGTACGTTCCGACGCTCGCTTTCCTCGTCGATCGATCGTTCGATCACGCGGATCGGATCCAGCGGCTTCTCGACAAGATCCGCGAGGAGGAGAAAGACGCGTGATTCACGGCCTTCTGAACCTCGACAAGCCGAAAGGCTGGACCTCGCACGACGCGGTGGCGAAGGTCCGGAGGCTGATCGATCAGCAGCGCGTGGGGCATGCCGGCACGCTCGATCCGAACGCGACCGGCGTCCTTCTCCTCTGTCTCGGGAACGCGACGAAGCTCTCCCGGTACTTCATGTTCCTGGAGAAGGAGTACCACGCGTTCTTCCGATTCGGCGTCGCGACCGACACGCAGGATGCGGACGGCCGCGTGATCGAGACGAGGGAGACGGACGGCCTCACCGAGGAGAAGCTCCGCGAGACGATCGCCCGCTATCGGGGAGCGATTCTCCAGACCCCGCCGATGGTCTCCGCCGTCAAGGTAGGGGGGAAGCGACTCTACCGGCTCGCGCGTCGCGGGAAGACGGTCGAGCGGCAGGCCCGCCCGATCGAGATCCGCTCGTTCGATCTGCTTCGTTTCGAGCCGCCGGTGGCCGAGGTGCATCTGGTCTGCTCGAAGGGAACCTACGTCCGGACCCTCGCGGCCGACATCGGGGAGGACCTCGGGTGCGGCGCGTATCTCGAGCGCCTCACGCGGGTGCGGATCGGTCCGTACCGGGTGGAGGACGCGATGGGCATGGAGGCGTTGGAGGAGTCTGCGCGCGAGGGGGGCGGGCGGTTCTACGTCCCTCTCGAGGACGCGATCCGCTCTCTTCCGGTCGGAACGCTCCGCGCGACGCCCGGAAGGTGGGCGGGGTTCGCGCTGCCGCGCTCGCTCGAGGCGCTCGACCCGATCGAGCCGATCCCGGCCGAAGGGCAGTTTCTCCGGATCGCGGATCGATCGGGGCGCTCCCTCGGCGTGGTCGAGGTCGAGAAGGAGCGCGGGAAGCTCCGCAAGGTCTTCGTCCTGGGCGGCTCATGAGGGTGATCCGTTCGGTCTCGGAGCTCGGGGGACCCCCTCCGCGGGCGGCGGCGGCGATCGGCGTGTTCGACGGGGTGCACGCCGGCCACCGGGAGATCTTCGAGAGGACGATGCGCGCGGCCTCGTCGCTCTCCGCGACGAGCGCGGTCTTCACCTTCGATCCGCATCCGCGAGCCGTCCTCCCGGACGCGCGAAGCCCGCGCATCCTGACCACACTCGATGAGAAGCTCCACATACTCGAGCGCCTCGGAATCGAGCTCACGGTGGTGATCCCGTTCGATCGGGCGTTCGCGTCGATGAGCGCGGAGGAGTTCGTCGATTCCTGGCTTGTGAGCCGGCTCGATCTTCGCCGGGTCGTCATCGGGTACGATTTCCGCCTCGGCAGGGATCGGGCGGCGAACGGCGCGGCTCTCGGCGCTCTCGGCGAGGCGCGCGGGTTCGAGGTCGACCGAGTGCCCCCCTTCGTCGCGGAGGGGAGGCCGGTGAAGTCGACGTGGATCCGCGACGAGATCGAGGCGGGAAACGTCGGGCGCGCGGCCTCGCTTCTTCGGCGCTTCCACTCGCTCGCGGGCTTTGTCGGGCGGGGCGAGGGACGCGGAGAGAGCCTCGGCTTCCCGACGGCGAACCTCGCGGTCTCCGAGCGGGAGAAGCTGTGGCCGCGCGACGGCGTGTACGCCGCGTTCGCCGAGATTCCCGGAAAGGTAGTCGGGGCGGTGGCGAACATCGGTGTCCGGCCGACGTTCGGCGGAGGAGGCGAGCGACGGGTCGAGGCGCACCTTCTTCGTTATCGGGAAACTCTCCGCGGCGTGCCGCTCGCCCTCCACTTCGTCGATCGCATCCGCGACGAGCGTGCGTTCCCATCGGTCGACGCCCTCGTCTCGAGAGTACGCGAGGACTGCCGGGAGGCGGAGAGGATCCTCGCGTCGGCGGTCCCAACTTTTGCCTTTACACGTTTTTGAACTTCTGGTAGATTCGCCCGGAAGGGAAAGGTGTGCTTGAATAACGTTTTGGCTAACCCCTTGAAAGAAAAGGAGTTGGCGGTCCCGCAGGAAGCGGGCTCGTAGGAGGTTTTCGCTTGCCGCTCACCAAGGAATCGAAGCTGCGGATCATCGGACGGTACAAGATCCATGACAAGGACTCCGGATCGCCCGAGGTCCAGATCGCCCTTCTCACGGAGCGAATCACCTACCTCACGGATCACTTCAAGGTCCACAAGAAGGACCACCACTCGCGCCGGGGGCTTCTCCGACTCGTGGGGCGCCGTCGCCGCCTTCTCGATTACCTGAAGGCGAACAAGATCGACCGCTACCGCACGATCGTGAAGGAGCTCGGCCTCCGGAAGTAGAGAATCGCGCCGCGCTCCGCCCCGGTGTCGGGGCTATTTTCTCGTCGAGAAAACCGCCCCGGTGCCGCGCGGAAGGCCGGCGCGCAAGGAGAAAATGATGTCGGAACGTCTTGAACTCAGCGTCGGCTCGTCGACGATCACCGTGGAAACCGGCCGCATCGCCAAACAGGCGGAAGGCGCGGTAACCGTGCAGGCGGGGGGAACGGTCGTGCTGGTGACCGCTGTGGCCACGCCCGAACCGATCCCGGACCGCGGCTTCTTCCCCTTGATGGTCGAGTATCGGGAGCGGTCGTACGCCGCCGGCAAGATCCCGGGCGGTTTCTTCAAGCGTGAAGGAAGACCGCTCGAGCGCGAGATCCTGGCCGCCCGCCTGATCGATCGCCCCCTCCGGCCGCTCTTTCCGCAGGGGTTCCTGCACGAGGTCCAGATCATCGCGACCGTTCTCTCCACGGATCAGGAGAACGCTCCGGACGTGCTCGCGCTCGTGGGCGCGTCCGCCGCGGTGGCTCTCTCGGCGATCCCGACCGAGAAGACGGTCGGCGCGGTGCGGGTGGGGAAGGTGAAGGGCGAGCTCGTCGTCAACCCGCCTCTCGAAGAGCGGGACGGAAGCGAGATGGATCTCGTCGTCGCCGCGGCCAGGGATTCGGTCGTGATGGTCGAGGGGGGCGGCCGGGAGTTCACAGAAAGAGAGATGATCGAGGCGCTGAAGATGGCCCACGCGGAGTGCGTCCGGATCATCGACGGGATCGAGAATCTCCGCTCGCGCGCCGGCAAGCCGAAGCGCGCGTTCGTTCCGGACAACACGCCCGAGCGAATTCGCGAGAGG carries:
- a CDS encoding DUF503 domain-containing protein, which gives rise to MIVATCRIHLFIPAAASLKAKRSVVKGLKDRIRARFNVSVAEIEDHDLWQRAVLGVAVVSNDRAHADQVLAAVVRLVEGEPRAEMTDVRREFL
- the rbfA gene encoding 30S ribosome-binding factor RbfA, with translation MRYKRADRVSALLLRELAAMIEEGVKNPNIGFVTVTAVEVSDDLRHAKVYVVAHGDDAGRAKTLKALEDSVPRMRRELARTLDLRYVPTLAFLVDRSFDHADRIQRLLDKIREEEKDA
- the truB gene encoding tRNA pseudouridine(55) synthase TruB, whose amino-acid sequence is MIHGLLNLDKPKGWTSHDAVAKVRRLIDQQRVGHAGTLDPNATGVLLLCLGNATKLSRYFMFLEKEYHAFFRFGVATDTQDADGRVIETRETDGLTEEKLRETIARYRGAILQTPPMVSAVKVGGKRLYRLARRGKTVERQARPIEIRSFDLLRFEPPVAEVHLVCSKGTYVRTLAADIGEDLGCGAYLERLTRVRIGPYRVEDAMGMEALEESAREGGGRFYVPLEDAIRSLPVGTLRATPGRWAGFALPRSLEALDPIEPIPAEGQFLRIADRSGRSLGVVEVEKERGKLRKVFVLGGS
- the ribF gene encoding riboflavin biosynthesis protein RibF; translated protein: MRVIRSVSELGGPPPRAAAAIGVFDGVHAGHREIFERTMRAASSLSATSAVFTFDPHPRAVLPDARSPRILTTLDEKLHILERLGIELTVVIPFDRAFASMSAEEFVDSWLVSRLDLRRVVIGYDFRLGRDRAANGAALGALGEARGFEVDRVPPFVAEGRPVKSTWIRDEIEAGNVGRAASLLRRFHSLAGFVGRGEGRGESLGFPTANLAVSEREKLWPRDGVYAAFAEIPGKVVGAVANIGVRPTFGGGGERRVEAHLLRYRETLRGVPLALHFVDRIRDERAFPSVDALVSRVREDCREAERILASAVPTFAFTRF
- the rpsO gene encoding 30S ribosomal protein S15, which encodes MPLTKESKLRIIGRYKIHDKDSGSPEVQIALLTERITYLTDHFKVHKKDHHSRRGLLRLVGRRRRLLDYLKANKIDRYRTIVKELGLRK